A part of Gramella sp. MAR_2010_147 genomic DNA contains:
- a CDS encoding beta-ketoacyl-ACP synthase III, with the protein MNKITAAITAVGGYVPEDVLTNEMLEEMVETTDEWITSRTGIKERRILKDPEKGTSYLAIQAAKEILRKTNLDPKEIDLIILGTVSPDMPVAATGVHVATEIGATNAFSYDLQAACSSFLYGMSTASAYIESGRYKKVLVIGADKMSSIIDYKDRTTCIIFGDGAGAVLMEPNTEGLGLQDEILRSDSIGRNSLKIAAGGSLMPPTAETVAEKLHYVRQDGKTVFKFAVSNMAEVSAQIMERNNLTNEDVNWLVAHQANKRIIDATANRMNLNDESKVLMNIQRYGNTTAATLPLLLSDYEKQLKKGDNLIFASFGGGFTWGASYLKWAYNS; encoded by the coding sequence ATGAATAAAATCACAGCAGCAATTACGGCTGTAGGTGGCTATGTGCCTGAAGATGTTTTGACCAACGAAATGTTGGAAGAAATGGTGGAGACAACAGATGAGTGGATCACCAGCAGGACAGGAATTAAAGAAAGGCGCATTCTTAAAGACCCTGAAAAGGGAACTTCATATTTAGCAATCCAGGCTGCGAAGGAAATTCTTCGAAAAACCAATCTGGATCCCAAAGAAATTGATCTTATAATTTTAGGAACTGTAAGTCCCGATATGCCGGTAGCAGCTACTGGTGTTCACGTCGCAACAGAAATTGGAGCAACAAATGCATTTTCTTATGATTTGCAGGCAGCCTGTTCCAGCTTTCTATACGGGATGTCTACTGCTTCAGCTTATATTGAGTCTGGACGATACAAAAAAGTTCTCGTAATTGGCGCAGATAAAATGTCTTCTATCATCGATTACAAAGATCGTACTACCTGTATTATCTTTGGAGATGGTGCTGGTGCAGTACTTATGGAGCCTAATACAGAAGGATTAGGGCTTCAAGATGAAATTTTACGTAGTGACTCCATTGGAAGAAATTCTTTAAAAATTGCTGCCGGAGGATCTTTAATGCCTCCAACCGCAGAAACAGTTGCAGAGAAACTTCATTATGTAAGGCAGGATGGAAAAACGGTATTCAAATTTGCTGTTTCGAATATGGCCGAAGTTAGTGCCCAGATCATGGAAAGAAATAATCTCACCAATGAAGATGTGAACTGGCTGGTAGCACATCAGGCTAATAAGCGTATTATTGATGCAACTGCCAATAGGATGAACCTCAATGATGAAAGTAAGGTTTTAATGAACATACAGAGGTATGGAAATACTACTGCCGCAACTTTACCATTATTATTAAGCGATTACGAAAAACAATTAAAAAAAGGAGATAATTTAATATTTGCCTCTTTTGGGGGTGGCTTCACTTGGGGAGCTTCTTACCTTAAATGGGCTTATAACTCATAA
- the accB gene encoding acetyl-CoA carboxylase biotin carboxyl carrier protein, with protein MDLKEIQNLIKFVAKSGASEVKLETGDVKITIRTGSDEKETTIVQQMPAGAQMPQMQAQQPQQPQQQAPAPQETAAPQKENKDSAGDDSKYITVKSPIIGTFYRKPSPDKPTFAEVGDSIKEGDVLCIIEAMKLFNEIESEVSGKIVKVLVDDSSPVEFDQPLFLVDPS; from the coding sequence ATGGATTTAAAAGAAATTCAGAATCTAATAAAATTTGTAGCTAAATCTGGCGCAAGTGAGGTAAAACTGGAAACTGGAGATGTAAAAATCACCATTAGAACAGGTTCAGACGAAAAAGAGACTACCATAGTACAGCAAATGCCGGCTGGGGCACAGATGCCTCAAATGCAAGCACAACAACCTCAGCAACCTCAGCAACAGGCTCCCGCACCACAGGAAACTGCAGCTCCGCAAAAGGAAAATAAAGATTCTGCTGGAGACGATTCAAAATATATCACTGTAAAATCTCCAATTATTGGTACTTTTTACAGAAAGCCATCTCCAGACAAGCCTACTTTTGCTGAAGTTGGTGATAGCATTAAAGAAGGTGATGTACTTTGTATCATTGAAGCAATGAAACTTTTCAATGAAATTGAAAGTGAAGTTTCAGGAAAAATCGTCAAAGTATTGGTAGATGATTCTTCTCCGGTTGAATTTGATCAGCCTTTATTTTTAGTAGATCCATCATAA
- a CDS encoding aspartate-semialdehyde dehydrogenase, with translation MKVAVVGATGMVGSVMLKVLEERNFPLTELIPVASERSVGKKVKFANKEYEIVSLETAVSMKPEIAIFSAGGDTSLEWAPKFAEAGTTVIDNSSAWRMNPDNKLVIPEINANLLSKTDKIIANPNCSTIQLLMALKPLHDTYGIKRVVVSTYQSITGTGVKAVQQLENEYSGEKGEMAYPYPIHKNALPHCDVFQENGYTKEEMKLSNETKKILGDDSVNVTATAIRIPVVGGHSESVNIEFQKDFEEADVRKILSDFSGITVQDNPAVNTYPMPIYAEGKDDVFVGRIRRDYSQPNTVNMWIVADNLRKGAATNAVQIAEYLLKNKLV, from the coding sequence ATGAAAGTAGCTGTTGTTGGAGCCACCGGAATGGTAGGAAGCGTAATGCTGAAAGTCCTTGAAGAAAGAAATTTTCCGTTAACGGAGTTAATCCCTGTAGCCTCTGAAAGATCTGTAGGTAAGAAGGTGAAATTCGCAAATAAGGAATATGAAATTGTGAGTTTAGAAACAGCTGTTTCTATGAAACCGGAGATCGCTATCTTTTCAGCAGGAGGAGATACCTCCCTGGAATGGGCTCCAAAATTTGCGGAAGCTGGTACCACAGTAATCGATAATTCTTCAGCCTGGAGAATGAATCCCGATAATAAACTGGTGATCCCGGAGATCAACGCTAATCTTCTCTCAAAAACAGATAAGATCATCGCCAACCCAAACTGTTCCACGATTCAACTCTTAATGGCTTTAAAGCCACTACATGATACTTATGGAATTAAGCGTGTCGTGGTTTCAACATATCAGTCTATTACGGGTACTGGTGTAAAAGCAGTTCAGCAGCTGGAAAATGAGTATTCAGGCGAAAAGGGAGAAATGGCCTATCCATATCCAATTCATAAAAATGCATTGCCGCATTGTGACGTTTTTCAGGAAAACGGCTATACCAAGGAAGAGATGAAACTGAGCAATGAAACCAAGAAAATTCTTGGAGACGATTCAGTAAATGTAACGGCAACTGCGATACGGATTCCTGTTGTAGGAGGACATTCAGAATCTGTAAATATTGAATTCCAAAAAGATTTTGAGGAGGCTGATGTTAGAAAAATACTTAGCGATTTTTCAGGGATTACCGTTCAGGATAATCCAGCGGTAAACACCTATCCTATGCCTATTTATGCCGAAGGAAAAGATGATGTATTTGTGGGAAGAATACGAAGAGATTACTCTCAGCCAAATACAGTAAACATGTGGATAGTTGCCGATAATCTTAGAAAAGGCGCTGCAACCAACGCTGTTCAGATTGCTGAATATCTTTTAAAAAATAAGCTGGTATAA
- a CDS encoding prolyl oligopeptidase family serine peptidase, with product MKKILTMVIATGILASCSEDNKKNETTALNYPETKKVDTVTNYFGTEVKDPYRWLEDDRSEETENWVEAQNKVTFNYLENIPYRNKLKERLTKLWDYEKLSAPFTEGDYIYFFKNDGLQNQSVMYRKKGEDSEAEIFLDPNKFSEDGTTSLGGLSFSKDGKKFAYAISEGGSDWRKIIIMNAENQEILGDTIKDVKFSGMSWKGNDGFYYSSYDKPDGSELSAKTDQHKLYYHKLGTPQSEDKVIFGATADQKHRYVGGGVTEDDSYLTISARNSTSGGKLFLMDLTKDNPELVTILDNEDTDTYVIKNEGSKLFIVTNLDAPNKKIVSVDASNPTPENWEDFIPETENVLSPSTAGGDFFAEYMVDAISKVKQYDAEGKLIREVELPGIGSAGGFGAKEEEDVLYYSFTNYVTPGTIYKYDIEEGTSEVYNKPNIDFNPDDYTSEQVFYNSKDGTKVPMIITYKKGTELNGKNPTILYGYGGFNISLTPGFSTAMSVWLEQGGVYAVPNLRGGGEYGKEWHNAGTKLKKQNVFDDFIAAAEYLIENKYTSSDYLAVRGGSNGGLLVGATMTQRPDLMKVALPAVGVMDMLRYHTFTAGAGWAYDYGTAEDNEEMFKYLYGYSPVHNIEKGVEYPATMVTTGDHDDRVVPAHSFKFAAELQEKHAGNEPVLIRIETKAGHGAGKPTSMIIEEYADIFGFTLYNMGFESLPNELDKNIKG from the coding sequence ATGAAAAAAATTCTTACCATGGTCATTGCTACAGGAATATTAGCCTCCTGTAGTGAAGACAATAAAAAAAATGAAACTACTGCCTTGAATTATCCAGAAACTAAAAAAGTAGATACCGTAACCAATTATTTTGGAACTGAAGTAAAAGATCCATACAGATGGCTCGAGGACGATCGTAGTGAGGAAACCGAAAACTGGGTGGAAGCTCAAAATAAGGTGACTTTCAACTATCTCGAAAATATTCCTTATCGCAATAAACTAAAGGAAAGATTGACAAAACTCTGGGACTACGAAAAATTAAGTGCTCCATTTACCGAAGGTGATTATATTTACTTCTTTAAAAATGATGGATTACAGAACCAGAGCGTGATGTATCGCAAAAAAGGAGAAGATAGTGAAGCTGAAATTTTTCTTGATCCTAATAAATTCAGTGAAGACGGAACCACCTCTCTTGGCGGTTTGAGTTTTTCCAAAGATGGTAAAAAATTCGCTTATGCGATTTCAGAAGGTGGAAGTGACTGGAGAAAGATTATCATCATGAACGCCGAGAATCAGGAGATTCTGGGAGATACTATTAAAGATGTGAAATTTAGCGGGATGTCCTGGAAGGGTAATGACGGATTTTACTATTCCAGCTACGATAAGCCTGACGGAAGCGAACTTTCAGCAAAAACAGATCAGCATAAATTATATTATCACAAGCTTGGTACTCCGCAATCTGAAGATAAAGTGATCTTTGGTGCAACTGCAGATCAAAAGCATAGATATGTAGGCGGAGGAGTTACTGAAGATGATAGTTATCTTACCATTTCTGCACGTAATTCCACTTCCGGAGGAAAATTATTCCTGATGGATCTAACTAAAGATAATCCTGAATTGGTGACCATTCTGGATAATGAGGATACTGATACTTATGTGATCAAAAATGAGGGCAGCAAACTTTTTATCGTAACCAACCTTGATGCTCCGAATAAGAAAATCGTAAGCGTGGATGCTTCTAACCCTACTCCCGAAAACTGGGAAGATTTTATTCCGGAAACAGAAAATGTTTTGAGTCCTTCTACGGCGGGAGGTGATTTTTTTGCTGAATATATGGTAGATGCCATTTCTAAAGTAAAGCAATATGATGCTGAGGGAAAACTGATTCGTGAAGTGGAATTACCAGGAATTGGTTCAGCCGGAGGTTTTGGAGCTAAAGAAGAGGAAGATGTTTTATATTATTCATTTACTAATTATGTGACTCCGGGAACTATCTATAAATATGATATTGAAGAAGGAACTTCTGAAGTTTACAATAAACCAAATATCGATTTTAATCCTGATGACTATACCAGCGAGCAGGTTTTTTATAATTCAAAAGATGGAACTAAAGTTCCAATGATCATCACTTATAAAAAAGGAACTGAATTAAACGGTAAGAACCCAACAATCTTATATGGTTATGGGGGATTCAATATCAGCCTAACTCCAGGATTCAGTACCGCTATGAGCGTATGGCTGGAACAAGGCGGTGTATATGCGGTTCCAAATCTTCGTGGAGGTGGAGAATATGGAAAAGAATGGCATAACGCCGGAACGAAGCTTAAAAAACAAAATGTTTTTGATGACTTTATCGCGGCTGCAGAATACCTGATTGAAAACAAATACACTTCCAGTGATTACCTGGCTGTTAGAGGAGGTTCTAACGGCGGATTGCTAGTAGGAGCCACCATGACGCAGCGTCCAGATCTTATGAAGGTTGCTTTACCGGCTGTTGGGGTTATGGATATGCTTAGATATCATACTTTCACCGCTGGCGCAGGTTGGGCGTATGATTATGGAACTGCTGAAGACAACGAGGAAATGTTCAAATATCTATATGGATATTCTCCGGTACACAATATTGAAAAAGGTGTTGAATACCCTGCTACTATGGTGACTACCGGGGATCATGATGATCGTGTAGTACCAGCACATTCATTTAAATTTGCTGCTGAACTTCAGGAAAAGCATGCTGGAAATGAACCTGTCTTAATTAGAATTGAAACAAAAGCAGGGCACGGAGCAGGGAAACCTACGAGCATGATCATCGAGGAGTATGCAGATATTTTTGGTTTCACCCTTTACAATATGGGTTTTGAGTCTCTGCCAAATGAACTTGATAAAAACATAAAAGGCTAA
- the rpmF gene encoding 50S ribosomal protein L32: MAHPKRKISKTRRDKRRTHYKASAPKVAVDSVTGEAHLYHRAHWHEGKLYYRGQVLIDNTEEVEA; encoded by the coding sequence ATGGCACATCCAAAGAGAAAAATCTCGAAAACCAGAAGAGATAAGAGAAGAACACATTATAAAGCTTCAGCTCCAAAAGTGGCTGTAGATTCTGTAACAGGTGAAGCACACTTGTATCACAGAGCTCACTGGCACGAAGGTAAACTTTATTACCGCGGTCAGGTATTAATTGATAATACTGAAGAAGTAGAGGCTTAG
- the mscL gene encoding large conductance mechanosensitive channel protein MscL, translated as MGFFADFKKFLFKKDIIMLATAVVIGAAFNKIVSSVVDDIIMPIIGIITGGIDFSQKFIALDGRQYANLEAAKEAEAAVLTYGNLIQAIIYFIIIGLFIFLVLRAYEKTKEKEDVEGADAPKGPTQEQILLEIRDELRKQNS; from the coding sequence ATGGGCTTTTTCGCAGATTTCAAAAAATTTCTTTTCAAGAAAGACATTATCATGCTGGCAACAGCTGTGGTAATTGGGGCAGCATTCAATAAGATCGTCTCTTCAGTAGTAGACGATATTATCATGCCAATTATCGGGATTATTACTGGTGGGATTGATTTTTCGCAAAAATTCATTGCATTGGATGGCCGGCAGTATGCCAATCTGGAAGCCGCAAAAGAGGCTGAAGCAGCTGTGCTAACTTATGGTAATTTAATTCAGGCCATTATATATTTTATTATTATTGGTCTTTTCATATTTCTCGTGTTAAGGGCTTATGAAAAAACGAAAGAAAAAGAGGATGTGGAGGGTGCAGATGCTCCAAAAGGTCCTACTCAGGAACAAATACTTTTAGAAATAAGAGACGAACTAAGAAAGCAAAATTCATAA
- a CDS encoding ABC transporter ATP-binding protein: protein MLKLENVNFAYDKDLVLKNISFTLEKGQNVSIIGQSGCGKSTLLKLIYGLLHTEGKIYWEDNELLGPNYNLVPGEPFIKYLAQDFDLMLPLTAAENVGKHLSNFYPIKKKRRIKELLEVVEMEDLADKKAKLLSGGQQQRIALARALAKKPELILLDEPFSHIDHFRKNNLRRRLFSYLKEKNITCMIATHDSTDALSFADRTFVLKNAQIYADGSPEELYKNPPNKYVASLFGDVNHVMLKNLRQNESSRKRILLYPHEIKITTSSDIKAEVVKSYFKGEDYLIEANLNGEKILVNHRKDIAQGKNINLKVSEDLIKKRLR from the coding sequence ATGCTGAAACTTGAAAATGTAAACTTCGCTTACGATAAAGACCTTGTTTTAAAGAATATTAGCTTTACGTTGGAAAAAGGTCAGAATGTTTCCATTATTGGCCAGAGTGGGTGCGGAAAAAGCACGCTCTTGAAACTAATTTATGGGCTACTTCATACCGAAGGTAAAATTTACTGGGAGGATAATGAATTGCTGGGACCTAATTATAACCTAGTTCCAGGTGAGCCTTTTATAAAATATCTGGCGCAAGATTTCGATCTAATGCTTCCCTTAACTGCTGCTGAAAATGTGGGAAAACACCTTAGTAATTTTTACCCTATCAAAAAGAAACGTAGAATCAAGGAATTGCTTGAGGTGGTGGAAATGGAAGATCTGGCTGATAAAAAAGCAAAATTATTAAGTGGTGGCCAGCAACAACGGATTGCACTTGCAAGGGCGTTGGCTAAGAAACCAGAATTAATTCTACTGGATGAACCTTTTAGCCATATAGATCATTTCAGAAAAAATAATTTACGCAGAAGATTATTTTCTTATTTAAAAGAGAAAAATATAACCTGTATGATCGCCACGCACGACAGTACCGATGCATTGTCTTTTGCAGACCGTACTTTCGTTCTAAAAAATGCGCAAATATATGCAGATGGCAGCCCTGAAGAATTGTATAAAAATCCTCCTAATAAATATGTTGCCTCTCTCTTTGGAGACGTAAACCATGTAATGCTGAAAAATCTTCGCCAGAATGAATCGAGTAGAAAACGTATACTTCTATATCCCCATGAAATTAAAATAACTACCTCGTCAGATATTAAAGCCGAAGTTGTAAAATCTTATTTCAAAGGTGAGGATTATCTTATTGAAGCAAATTTAAACGGAGAAAAAATTCTTGTAAACCATAGAAAAGATATAGCTCAGGGGAAAAATATCAACTTAAAAGTTTCAGAAGATCTAATTAAAAAACGTCTTAGATAA
- the accC gene encoding acetyl-CoA carboxylase biotin carboxylase subunit, translated as MFKKILIANRGEIALRVIRTCKEMGIKTVAVYSTADAESLHVRFADEAVCIGPAPSNLSYLKISNIIAAAEITNADAIHPGYGFLSENAKFSKICEEHEIKFIGASPDMIAKMGDKATAKATMRAAGVPCVPGSEGILKDFKECSKLAKEIGFPVMLKATAGGGGKGMRAVWKEEELEPAWESARKEADASFGNDGMYMEKLIEEPRHIEIQIVGDSSGKACHLSERDCSVQRRHQKLTEETPSPFMTDTLRKKMGDAAVKAAEYIKYEGAGTVEFLVDKHRNFYFMEMNTRIQVEHPITEQVIDYDLIREQILVASGVPISGKNYFPQLHSIECRINAEDPYHNFRPSPGKITNLHAPGGHGVRIDTHVYSGYIIPPNYDSMIAKLITTAQTREEAINKMKRALDEFVIEGVKTTIPFHRQLMDHPDYVEGNYTTKFMEDFKMKPQEEE; from the coding sequence ATGTTTAAAAAAATATTGATTGCCAACAGAGGGGAAATCGCGTTGCGCGTGATTCGTACCTGCAAAGAAATGGGAATTAAAACGGTAGCGGTTTATTCTACTGCTGACGCTGAAAGTCTTCACGTTAGATTTGCCGATGAAGCCGTTTGTATTGGTCCTGCGCCAAGTAACCTTTCTTATCTTAAAATTTCAAATATCATCGCTGCGGCAGAAATCACCAATGCTGATGCTATACATCCGGGATACGGATTTCTTTCTGAAAATGCTAAGTTTTCAAAGATATGTGAAGAACACGAGATCAAATTCATTGGAGCTTCTCCAGATATGATCGCGAAAATGGGAGATAAAGCAACTGCCAAAGCTACCATGAGAGCAGCAGGAGTTCCTTGTGTTCCTGGCTCTGAAGGAATCCTTAAAGATTTCAAAGAATGTTCTAAACTGGCAAAAGAGATCGGATTTCCGGTAATGCTAAAAGCTACCGCCGGTGGTGGTGGAAAAGGAATGCGTGCCGTTTGGAAAGAAGAAGAACTTGAACCAGCCTGGGAGTCTGCCAGAAAAGAAGCAGACGCATCTTTCGGAAATGATGGGATGTATATGGAAAAGCTTATTGAAGAGCCTCGCCATATTGAGATCCAGATCGTTGGAGACAGCAGTGGTAAAGCCTGTCACCTTTCTGAAAGAGATTGTTCGGTACAACGACGTCATCAAAAATTGACTGAAGAAACACCATCTCCATTTATGACGGATACACTCCGTAAGAAAATGGGTGATGCGGCTGTAAAAGCAGCTGAATATATCAAATATGAAGGAGCCGGAACGGTGGAGTTTCTTGTAGACAAGCATAGAAATTTCTACTTTATGGAAATGAATACTCGAATTCAGGTGGAACATCCTATTACCGAACAGGTAATAGATTACGACCTGATTAGAGAGCAAATTTTAGTGGCATCAGGAGTGCCAATCTCAGGAAAGAATTATTTCCCACAACTACACTCTATAGAATGTAGAATTAATGCGGAAGATCCTTATCATAATTTCAGGCCATCTCCAGGGAAGATCACGAATCTTCATGCGCCGGGAGGACATGGAGTGCGTATAGATACACATGTATACAGTGGATATATCATTCCACCAAATTACGATTCTATGATCGCAAAGTTGATAACGACTGCTCAAACAAGGGAAGAAGCAATCAATAAAATGAAGCGAGCTTTAGATGAATTTGTGATTGAAGGGGTAAAAACTACCATTCCTTTCCATCGTCAGTTGATGGATCATCCAGATTATGTAGAAGGAAATTACACTACAAAATTCATGGAGGATTTTAAGATGAAACCTCAGGAAGAGGAATAA
- the mtgA gene encoding monofunctional biosynthetic peptidoglycan transglycosylase — protein MIKRFFKFIFKVLLGLFLFSILIVVIYKFVPVPFTPLMAIRYFENPEEPLEHDWVPIEDISRHLQLAVIASEDQNFANHSGFDFKAIEKAMEDNRSGRKIRGASTISQQTAKNVFLWPGRTWFRKGMEAYFTFLIEIIWSKERILEVYLNSIEMGKGIYGAQAASQHWFKKDAITLSPYEAAAIAAVLPNPRQYRANPASGFIQGRKNWIVRQMQNYGKFMLD, from the coding sequence ATGATAAAGAGATTCTTCAAATTTATTTTTAAAGTGCTGTTGGGGCTTTTTCTTTTCAGTATCCTGATCGTAGTCATTTATAAATTTGTACCCGTACCATTTACACCTTTAATGGCTATACGATATTTTGAAAATCCGGAAGAGCCTTTGGAACACGATTGGGTACCTATAGAGGATATTTCAAGGCATCTTCAACTAGCTGTTATTGCTAGTGAAGACCAGAATTTTGCTAATCATAGTGGTTTCGATTTTAAGGCTATAGAAAAAGCCATGGAAGATAACCGCTCTGGTAGGAAGATTCGTGGGGCGTCTACAATTTCACAACAAACCGCAAAAAATGTTTTCCTATGGCCCGGGAGAACCTGGTTTAGGAAAGGAATGGAAGCTTATTTCACTTTTCTTATTGAAATAATCTGGAGTAAAGAGCGAATCCTGGAGGTTTATCTTAATAGTATAGAGATGGGAAAAGGTATTTACGGAGCTCAGGCAGCCTCACAACATTGGTTTAAAAAGGATGCTATAACGCTTAGTCCTTATGAAGCGGCTGCTATTGCGGCGGTATTACCCAATCCAAGACAATACAGGGCAAATCCGGCTTCAGGTTTTATCCAGGGAAGAAAGAACTGGATCGTGAGGCAGATGCAGAATTACGGTAAATTTATGTTGGATTAA
- a CDS encoding transcription elongation factor produces the protein MEKLDRIKLIQACQEYLNKRIAVVKKAIDGLKEDLENESKSSAGDKYETGREMINIEWNKLTIQLNEYDRLAQILVRIKDHKTGDKVVLGSLVCTDAANYFISIPAGEIKSENQKYYAVGIKAPISQQLLGKEAGDYFTMNGKEFRILNII, from the coding sequence ATGGAGAAATTAGATCGCATTAAACTAATTCAGGCATGCCAGGAGTATCTGAACAAACGAATTGCTGTGGTTAAAAAAGCGATAGATGGTCTCAAAGAGGATCTTGAAAATGAGTCCAAAAGCAGTGCCGGGGATAAATATGAAACCGGCCGGGAAATGATCAATATTGAATGGAATAAATTAACTATTCAATTAAATGAATATGATCGCCTGGCACAAATCCTGGTTCGGATCAAAGATCATAAAACCGGGGATAAAGTTGTTTTGGGAAGCCTCGTTTGTACAGATGCGGCGAATTACTTTATTTCTATCCCGGCAGGTGAAATCAAGTCAGAAAATCAGAAATATTACGCGGTTGGTATTAAAGCACCAATTTCTCAGCAGCTTCTTGGAAAGGAAGCAGGAGATTATTTCACAATGAATGGGAAAGAATTCAGAATATTGAATATTATCTAA
- a CDS encoding FAD-dependent oxidoreductase — MNFSFWETDSWFSDIDYCIIGSGITGLNCALKLKEAEPDSKVIILEKGILPEGASTNNAGFACFGSISEILDDLNTHSKEEVLQLVEKRKNGLDLLRNNLGDNIIDFKNLGGYELFTEEDKDLYHECLEKIPEINALLKPVFSEDVFEVSTNKFGFKKIQKDLIYNKFEGQIDTGKMMTALVKRAMVEGIRILNGVEVESFSEAEDEILIKTTKFNLQSKKLMIATNGFASRLGIDEVKPARAQVLITKPIKNIPFLGTFHLDKGYYYFRNIGDRVLFGGGRNMDFETEETDESGLTEIIQNKLKELLKTCVLPETDFEIQQSWSGIMGVGDQKKPIIKEVSNNVYCGVRLGGMGIAIGAIVGKELADLALKS, encoded by the coding sequence ATGAATTTTTCTTTTTGGGAAACCGATTCCTGGTTCTCAGATATTGATTATTGTATTATTGGCAGCGGAATCACTGGTTTAAATTGTGCTTTAAAACTAAAAGAAGCCGAACCTGATTCAAAAGTAATTATTCTTGAAAAAGGAATCCTGCCAGAGGGAGCCAGTACTAATAATGCTGGTTTTGCCTGTTTTGGCAGTATATCAGAGATTCTGGACGATCTAAATACACATTCCAAGGAAGAAGTTCTTCAGCTTGTTGAAAAACGTAAGAACGGCCTGGATTTACTTCGGAATAATTTGGGGGATAACATTATAGACTTCAAAAATCTGGGCGGCTATGAATTATTTACGGAAGAGGATAAAGATTTATACCACGAATGTCTGGAAAAAATTCCTGAAATAAATGCCTTATTGAAACCGGTCTTTTCTGAAGATGTATTTGAGGTTTCCACGAATAAATTCGGCTTCAAAAAAATTCAAAAAGATCTTATCTATAATAAGTTTGAAGGCCAGATTGATACCGGTAAAATGATGACAGCACTTGTGAAAAGGGCTATGGTTGAAGGTATTCGTATATTGAATGGAGTAGAAGTTGAATCATTTTCAGAAGCAGAAGATGAAATTTTAATAAAAACAACAAAATTCAATCTTCAATCAAAAAAACTAATGATCGCAACCAATGGCTTTGCTTCCAGGCTGGGAATTGATGAGGTGAAACCTGCAAGAGCACAGGTGCTTATCACAAAGCCGATCAAAAATATTCCGTTTCTAGGAACTTTTCATCTGGATAAAGGCTATTATTATTTCCGTAATATTGGCGACAGGGTTTTATTTGGTGGAGGTCGAAATATGGATTTTGAAACCGAAGAAACCGATGAATCTGGATTGACAGAGATCATTCAGAATAAATTAAAGGAACTTTTGAAAACCTGTGTATTACCTGAAACGGACTTTGAAATTCAACAATCCTGGAGCGGAATTATGGGTGTTGGAGATCAAAAAAAGCCAATTATCAAAGAAGTTTCAAATAATGTTTACTGTGGTGTGCGTCTTGGTGGAATGGGAATCGCCATAGGAGCTATCGTAGGTAAAGAATTAGCAGATCTAGCATTAAAATCATGA
- a CDS encoding DUF177 domain-containing protein produces MRNLAEFTIPFKGLKLGKHQFEYELDNRFFEHFEYEEFNSTDVKIDLLFEKKSTMMELTFRATGTVNVNCDLTNEPYDQAIDNELFLVIKFGDEFNNEDEDLLILPHGEYEVNIQQYVYELVVLSVPPKRIHPGVEDGTLKSDVLDRLEELSLKNQKKKNEDDIDPRWDKLKNLLNE; encoded by the coding sequence ATGAGGAATTTAGCGGAGTTTACAATCCCTTTCAAGGGATTAAAACTTGGGAAACACCAGTTTGAGTATGAGTTAGATAACAGGTTCTTTGAACATTTTGAGTACGAGGAATTCAATAGCACCGATGTAAAGATCGATTTGTTGTTCGAGAAGAAAAGTACCATGATGGAGCTTACTTTTAGAGCAACCGGTACAGTAAATGTGAACTGCGATCTTACTAATGAACCTTATGATCAGGCAATAGACAATGAGCTGTTTCTGGTGATAAAGTTTGGAGATGAATTCAACAATGAAGATGAAGATCTGCTTATATTACCACATGGTGAATATGAAGTGAATATTCAGCAATACGTGTATGAACTGGTTGTACTTTCAGTACCGCCAAAAAGAATTCATCCGGGAGTTGAAGACGGGACTTTAAAATCTGACGTACTTGATAGGCTAGAAGAGCTTAGTTTGAAAAATCAGAAAAAGAAAAATGAGGACGATATAGATCCTCGCTGGGACAAATTAAAAAATTTACTAAACGAATAA